The nucleotide sequence GCTCGACGGCGCGCCGGTCGGCGGCGGGGCGCCCGGGCCGCTGGCGCAGAAATTCGACGCCGCCTACGCCGCGTTCAAACGCGAGGTCATGCGCGCATGAGCGAAGAAGAGACCCTGCTTCGCTTCCCGACCGACTTCCCGATCAAGATCATGGGCGAGCGGCGCGACGATTTCGCCCAGGTCATGGTCGAACTCGTGCGTCGTCATGCGCCCGACTTCCGCCCCGAAACGGTCGAGATGCGCGCGTCCAGAAGCGGCAATTACCTCTCGGTCACCTGCGTCGTACGCGCCACCTCGAAGGCGCAGCTCGACGCCCTGTACCGCGAGATCACCGCCCACCCCTGGGTCAAGATGGCGCTGTGAACGGGGCGGCGCCGATCATTCCGGACGTTCGGGTGGAGCCGGACCCCAGCCTCGTCGTGCGCCAACTCGGCCGGGTCGCCTACGAGCCGACCTGGCGGGCGATGCAGGCCTTCGCGGCACAGCGTTCGGCGGGCACGGCGGACGAGCTGTGGCTGCTCGAGCATCCGCCGGTCTACACGCTCGGGCAGGCGGGCAAGCGCGAGCATCTGATTGCCGCGACCGACATTCCCGTCGTCCCGATCGACCGCGGCGGCCAGATCACCTATCACGGTCCCGGACAGGTCGTCGCCTACGTGCTGGTCGACCTGCGGCGGCGTGGCTACGGCATCCGCGAACTCGTCGCGCGCCTGGAGCAGGCGGTGATCGACCTGCTCGCGGCGTCGAACGTCGAGGCGACGCGGCGCGCCGGCGCGCCTGGCGTCTACGTCGACGGCGCCAAGATCGCCGCGCTCGGCCTGCGCGTGAAGCACGGCTGCACCTACCATGGCCTCGCGTTCAATGTCGACATGGACCTCGAGCCGTTCGCCGCAATCAACCCCTGTGGCTATCCCGGCATGGCGGTCACGCAATGCCGCGATCTCGGCCTGAATTGGTCTGTCGAGCAAACGGAGCGGGCGCTCACCGACGCACTGCAGCGCGCGATCTATTCTTGACCGATTTGGTCGACTATTAGTAGTCTATGGACTTCTAATGGAGTGATGCATGAGCACCGACACCCTGCCGTCCGACCCCAAACCGCTGATGCGCTCGATCATCCAGCGCATCGCCACCGGCCCCGACCTGTCCAAGGACATCAGCCGCACCGAGGCGCACCTCGGCACCAAGGCGATCATCGACAACCTCATCGACCCGGTGCAGGTCGGCATCTACTTCATCGCGCTGCGCATGAAGCGCGAGACGCAGGATGAAAACCGCGGCGTGCTCGACGCCGTGCTCGAGACGACCCGCCGCGTGACGGCCGAAGTCGACGAAGTGGTCGACATCGGCGACCCGTACGACGGCTACAACCGCTGCCTGCCGGCCGCGCCCTTCCTCGGCCCGCTGCTGGCCGAGTTCGGCGTGCACGTCGTCAGCCACGGCCTCGACAAGGTCGGCCCCAAGTACGGCGTCACCGTGCGTCACGTGCTCGAGGCCGCCGGCGTGCCGGTCGACCTCGGCCCGGCCGAGGCCGCGGCGCGGTTGGCCGACCCGGCGCTCGGCTGGGCCTACCTCGACCAGGCGCAGTCCAACCCCGGCCTGCACAACCTCACGACCCTGCGCGCACAGATGATCAAGCGCCAGGTGCTGACCACGGTCGAGGTGCTGTCGAAACCGATCCAAGGCAGGAAGAAAACCCATTTCGTCACCGGCTACGTGCACAAGCCGTATCCGCCGGTGTACGCCGACCTCGCGCGCGAGGCCGGCTTCGACACCGCCTGCATCGTGCGCGGCGTCGAAGGCGGCGTGATTCCCTCGCTGCGCCAGATCGGCAAATACTTCCACTATCACGACCGCGGCGCCGAGATCGAGGCGGTGATCGACCCGGTCGCGCTCGGCATCGACCAGCCGGTGCGCGCGGTGCCATTGCCCGGCTCCGTCGCCGGCGAAGCGGGCGAGGACGAGATCGTCGCCGCGATCGACCTCAAGGCCGCGGCGCACGCCGCCGCCGAGGCCGGCATCCTCGCGCTGAAGGGTGACAAGGGGCCGACCTACGATTCGCTGGTGCTGGCGGGCTCGATCGTATTGCACCACATCGGCCGCGCGGCAAGCGTCGCCGACGCCGCGACGCAGATCCGCGCCGTGCTCGATTCCGGCCGCGCCGTCGTCAGGGTCAAGTGATGAGCGGATTCGTCGCCATCGCCGCCGCCGACGAGTTGAAGCCGGCGCAGATGAAGCGCGTCGTCGTCGACGGCAGGAAACTGCTGCTGTGCAATTCGAACGGCACGCATTACGTCGTCGACGAGATGTGCAGCCACGAGGACTACTCGCTGTATCTGGGCTGCATCAAGGACGGCAAGATCAAGTGCTCGTTGCACGGCAGCTACTTCGATCTCGTCACCGGCCAGCCGACCTGCGAGCCCGCCGACGAGCCGATCAAGACCTACGAGGTGAAGGTCGAGGGCGGCCAGGTCTGGGTGAAGGTCTGATCATTTTCTAAGTTGATCGCGGATCACCCGGACCAGGTCGGGGTGATCGAACTCGCGCCCGCCGATCGCGCGGGCGACGATGCGACCGCGCGGGTCGACCAGGTAGGTGGTCGGCAGGCCGGCCACCTTCCACGCCTGCATCGCTCGGCTGGTGGTGTCGAGCAGGATGGGAAAGCTGGGAACCGCCCCGAGCTGGCTGGTGAACGCCTCGATGGTGTCGGCGTCCTCGCCGACGTCGACCGCCAGCACGACGAAGGGCTCGCCGGCCAGCGCCTGTTTCAGCCGCTCCATCGACGGCATTTCGCGGCGGCACGGCGGGCACCAGGTCGCCCAGAAATTGACCAGCACCACCTTGCCGCGCAGCTTCGCCAGATCGTGCGGCTTGCCGTCGAGGTCGGTGAGCTTCAAGGCGGGCGCGGGCTTCGGCGCCTGCATGGTTAGGCTGTGCGCCAGCGGCGGCAGGTCGGCCGCCGTGGCGGGCGGCGCGAGGCCCAGTACGGTGAGGC is from Thiobacillus denitrificans ATCC 25259 and encodes:
- a CDS encoding YbeD family protein, which translates into the protein MSEEETLLRFPTDFPIKIMGERRDDFAQVMVELVRRHAPDFRPETVEMRASRSGNYLSVTCVVRATSKAQLDALYREITAHPWVKMAL
- a CDS encoding TlpA family protein disulfide reductase; amino-acid sequence: MTLRNPLAASFAVLGLTVLGLAPPATAADLPPLAHSLTMQAPKPAPALKLTDLDGKPHDLAKLRGKVVLVNFWATWCPPCRREMPSMERLKQALAGEPFVVLAVDVGEDADTIEAFTSQLGAVPSFPILLDTTSRAMQAWKVAGLPTTYLVDPRGRIVARAIGGREFDHPDLVRVIRDQLRK
- a CDS encoding non-heme iron oxygenase ferredoxin subunit gives rise to the protein MSGFVAIAAADELKPAQMKRVVVDGRKLLLCNSNGTHYVVDEMCSHEDYSLYLGCIKDGKIKCSLHGSYFDLVTGQPTCEPADEPIKTYEVKVEGGQVWVKV
- a CDS encoding anthranilate phosphoribosyltransferase, with protein sequence MSTDTLPSDPKPLMRSIIQRIATGPDLSKDISRTEAHLGTKAIIDNLIDPVQVGIYFIALRMKRETQDENRGVLDAVLETTRRVTAEVDEVVDIGDPYDGYNRCLPAAPFLGPLLAEFGVHVVSHGLDKVGPKYGVTVRHVLEAAGVPVDLGPAEAAARLADPALGWAYLDQAQSNPGLHNLTTLRAQMIKRQVLTTVEVLSKPIQGRKKTHFVTGYVHKPYPPVYADLAREAGFDTACIVRGVEGGVIPSLRQIGKYFHYHDRGAEIEAVIDPVALGIDQPVRAVPLPGSVAGEAGEDEIVAAIDLKAAAHAAAEAGILALKGDKGPTYDSLVLAGSIVLHHIGRAASVADAATQIRAVLDSGRAVVRVK
- the lipB gene encoding lipoyl(octanoyl) transferase LipB, translating into MNGAAPIIPDVRVEPDPSLVVRQLGRVAYEPTWRAMQAFAAQRSAGTADELWLLEHPPVYTLGQAGKREHLIAATDIPVVPIDRGGQITYHGPGQVVAYVLVDLRRRGYGIRELVARLEQAVIDLLAASNVEATRRAGAPGVYVDGAKIAALGLRVKHGCTYHGLAFNVDMDLEPFAAINPCGYPGMAVTQCRDLGLNWSVEQTERALTDALQRAIYS